A window of Streptomyces gilvosporeus contains these coding sequences:
- a CDS encoding site-2 protease family protein, protein MDDSGKPQDPRESVQHRPPEPPTETEERRATPADEPTGDAAENEAPRTTAPKAEAPDAKKGGGILMGRPFGVPVYVAPSWFVVAALITWVFGGQLERVLPELGAARYLVSLFFAVAFYGSVLVHELAHTVAALRFKLPVRRIQLQFFGGVSEIEKESDTPGREFVLAFVGPLLSLVLAGVFALGMRLVAPDTVPGVLLAGLMVSNLIVAVFNLLPGLPLDGGRMLRAIVWKITGKPMTGTVAAAWVGRALAVTVLIGLPLLTHTGALGTAPEEIGGTDSLTDALLAAILAAIIWTGAGNSLRMARLRERLPDLTARTLTRRAVPVEADTPLSEALRRANDAGARALVVVDGQGSPTALVREAAIVGVPDHRRPWVPVGTLAQDLKDGMRVSAELAGEDLLEYLRATPATEYLVVEETGEIYGVLSTADVERAFVSAMARPS, encoded by the coding sequence GTGGACGACAGCGGGAAGCCGCAGGACCCCCGGGAGTCTGTGCAGCACCGACCGCCCGAGCCACCCACGGAGACCGAGGAGCGCCGGGCGACGCCGGCCGACGAGCCGACGGGCGACGCTGCGGAGAACGAGGCGCCGCGGACCACCGCCCCCAAGGCCGAGGCCCCGGACGCCAAGAAGGGCGGCGGCATCCTCATGGGCCGCCCCTTCGGCGTGCCCGTCTACGTCGCCCCCAGCTGGTTCGTCGTCGCCGCCCTGATCACCTGGGTCTTCGGCGGCCAGCTCGAACGCGTCCTGCCCGAGCTCGGCGCGGCCCGCTACCTCGTCTCCCTCTTCTTCGCCGTCGCCTTCTACGGCTCCGTCCTCGTCCACGAGCTCGCCCACACCGTCGCCGCCCTGCGCTTCAAGCTCCCCGTACGCCGCATCCAGCTCCAGTTCTTCGGCGGCGTCTCGGAGATCGAGAAGGAGAGCGACACCCCCGGCCGGGAATTCGTCCTCGCCTTCGTCGGCCCGCTGCTCTCCCTCGTACTGGCCGGCGTCTTCGCCCTCGGCATGCGCCTGGTCGCACCGGACACCGTCCCCGGGGTGCTGCTCGCCGGCCTGATGGTCTCCAACCTCATCGTCGCCGTCTTCAACCTGCTGCCCGGCCTCCCCCTGGACGGCGGCCGGATGCTGCGCGCCATCGTCTGGAAGATCACCGGCAAGCCCATGACCGGCACCGTCGCCGCCGCCTGGGTCGGCCGCGCGCTCGCCGTCACCGTCCTCATCGGCCTCCCGCTGCTCACCCACACCGGAGCCCTCGGCACCGCCCCCGAAGAGATCGGCGGCACCGACTCGCTCACCGACGCCCTGCTCGCCGCGATCCTCGCCGCCATCATCTGGACCGGCGCCGGCAACAGCCTGCGCATGGCCCGGCTGCGCGAACGCCTCCCCGACCTCACCGCCCGCACCCTCACCCGCCGCGCGGTCCCCGTGGAGGCCGACACCCCGCTCTCCGAGGCGCTGCGCCGCGCCAACGACGCCGGTGCGCGCGCCCTCGTCGTGGTCGACGGCCAGGGCAGCCCCACCGCCCTCGTCCGCGAGGCCGCCATCGTCGGCGTCCCCGACCACCGCCGCCCCTGGGTCCCCGTCGGCACCCTCGCCCAGGACCTCAAGGACGGGATGCGCGTCTCCGCCGAGCTGGCCGGCGAGGACCTGCTGGAGTACCTGCGCGCCACCCCCGCCACCGAGTACCTCGTGGTCGAGGAGACCGGCGAGATCTACGGCGTCCTGTCCACCGCCGACGTGGAGCGCGCCTTCGTCTCCGCCATGGCCCGCCCGTCCTGA
- a CDS encoding RecB family exonuclease, with protein MGTSSERAEAARQGGHSAQLTAGGPGAPRMAPEDGRAAGGAQPPVALSPSRASDFQQCPLLYRFRVIDKLPEKPSAAATRGTVVHAVLERLFDAPAAERTAPGARAMVPGEWEKLLARRPELAELFADDADGERLSAWLAEAEALVERWFSLEDPTRLEPAERELYVETVLESGLQLRGFIDRVDIAPTGEVRIVDYKTGKAPRPQFAEGALFQMKFYALVMWRRGGAVPRRLQLVYLGSGDVVTYDPTEADLRGVERKLLALWEAIQLATRTGDWRPRPTKLCGWCDHQAHCPEFGGTPPVYPLQVRPAEPGGEPQGRMGAI; from the coding sequence ATGGGAACGAGCAGCGAGAGGGCCGAGGCGGCCAGGCAGGGCGGTCACAGCGCGCAGCTCACCGCGGGCGGGCCGGGGGCCCCGCGCATGGCGCCGGAGGACGGGCGGGCGGCGGGCGGGGCGCAGCCGCCGGTGGCGCTGTCGCCGTCGCGGGCGAGCGATTTCCAGCAGTGCCCGCTGCTGTACCGCTTCCGGGTGATCGACAAGCTGCCGGAGAAGCCGAGCGCCGCGGCGACCCGGGGCACGGTGGTGCATGCGGTGCTGGAGCGGCTCTTCGACGCGCCGGCGGCGGAGCGTACGGCTCCGGGGGCGCGCGCGATGGTGCCGGGCGAGTGGGAGAAGCTGCTGGCCAGGCGGCCGGAGCTGGCGGAGCTGTTCGCGGACGATGCGGACGGCGAGCGGCTGTCGGCGTGGCTGGCGGAGGCCGAGGCGCTGGTGGAGCGGTGGTTCTCGCTGGAGGATCCGACGCGGCTGGAGCCCGCCGAGCGCGAGCTGTACGTGGAGACGGTGCTGGAGTCCGGGTTGCAGCTGCGCGGCTTCATCGACCGGGTCGACATCGCGCCGACGGGCGAGGTGCGGATCGTCGACTACAAGACGGGCAAGGCGCCGCGGCCGCAGTTCGCCGAGGGTGCGCTGTTCCAGATGAAGTTCTATGCGCTGGTGATGTGGCGGCGCGGCGGTGCGGTGCCGCGGCGGCTTCAGCTGGTGTATCTGGGCAGCGGCGATGTGGTGACGTACGACCCGACCGAGGCCGATCTGCGGGGTGTGGAGCGGAAGTTGCTGGCGCTGTGGGAGGCGATCCAGCTGGCGACGCGGACGGGTGACTGGCGGCCGCGGCCGACCAAACTGTGCGGCTGGTGCGACCACCAGGCGCACTGTCCGGAATTCGGCGGCACTCCCCCGGTGTATCCGCTCCAGGTGCGCCCGGCGGAGCCCGGAGGGGAGCCGCAGGGCAGAATGGGGGCGATCTAG
- a CDS encoding response regulator: MAIRVLLVDDQPLLRTGFRMILEAEQDLAVVGEAGDGLQALEQVRALQPDVVLMDIRMPRMDGVEATRQITGPAKDGPAKVLVLTTFDLDEYVVEALRAGASGFLLKDAPANELVQAIRVVAAGEAMLAPSITRRLLDKYAGHLPSGEEPVPDTLHTLTEREVEVLKLVARGLSNAEIAADLFVSETTVKTHVGHVLTKLGLRDRVQAAVYAYESGLVRPGAQ, from the coding sequence GTGGCCATCCGCGTCCTGCTGGTCGACGACCAGCCCCTGCTGCGTACGGGATTCCGGATGATTCTGGAGGCCGAGCAGGACTTGGCGGTCGTCGGCGAGGCCGGTGACGGTTTGCAGGCGTTGGAACAGGTCCGGGCGCTCCAGCCCGATGTGGTGCTGATGGATATCCGGATGCCCCGGATGGACGGTGTCGAGGCGACCCGGCAGATCACCGGCCCGGCGAAGGACGGTCCGGCGAAGGTGCTGGTGCTGACGACGTTCGATCTGGACGAGTACGTCGTCGAGGCGTTGCGGGCCGGGGCCAGCGGGTTTCTGCTCAAGGACGCGCCGGCCAATGAGCTGGTGCAGGCGATCCGTGTGGTGGCCGCGGGCGAGGCGATGCTGGCGCCGAGCATCACCCGGCGGCTGCTGGACAAGTACGCCGGGCATCTGCCGTCGGGCGAGGAGCCGGTGCCGGACACGCTGCACACCCTCACCGAGCGCGAGGTGGAGGTGCTGAAGCTGGTGGCGCGCGGGCTGTCGAATGCGGAGATCGCCGCGGATCTGTTCGTCAGCGAGACGACGGTCAAAACGCATGTGGGGCATGTGCTGACGAAGCTCGGGCTGCGCGACCGGGTGCAGGCTGCGGTGTACGCGTACGAGAGCGGGCTGGTGCGTCCCGGCGCGCAGTAG
- a CDS encoding ABC transporter substrate-binding protein, which translates to MRQRDQRLAAPIGAGLATALLALAGCSTDDSGAEGHGAPVVMGTTEKVVATDPAGGYDPGSWLLFNNVFQSLLSFPKGGTNPQPEAAESCTFTDGHSKVYRCTLKKGLTFSNGDKLTSKDVKFSFDRVLHIKDADGPAVMLSALDRVDAPDARTVVFHLKTPDATFPMKIASGAGSIVDHTAYPADKLRTDGKAVGSGVYTLDSYSADKAVFHVNPSYKGPAQTKNSGMTLKFFNSPATLKKAVRGGAVDVAYRGLSMQDIAALSNASLNQQHGTQVVEGSSAEIMHLVFNLKDPVAGKLGVRKAIAYLLDRSTLVRDVYQHTAEPLYSVVPAGITGHTTSFFNTYGDRPQPDKAAAALRAAGIKGKVPLTLWATPDRYGQGTVPAVQEIAQQLNAGGLFDAKVRSLPTKEYEQGMADGRFGVYVKGWIPDYPDPDNFTQPFFGKNSVLDNHYSSTDITGRLLPKTADQPDRSATKDTFRQVQDIVAHDLPVIPLWQGKQYAVARAGVSGLEWTLDSSTVFRFWEISKPTDDS; encoded by the coding sequence GTGAGGCAGCGTGACCAGCGGCTGGCCGCCCCGATCGGAGCAGGGCTCGCGACAGCCCTGCTGGCGCTCGCGGGATGCAGCACCGACGACTCGGGAGCGGAGGGCCACGGCGCGCCAGTCGTCATGGGCACGACCGAAAAGGTCGTCGCCACCGACCCGGCCGGCGGCTACGACCCCGGCTCCTGGCTGCTGTTCAACAACGTCTTCCAGTCACTGCTGAGCTTCCCCAAGGGCGGCACCAACCCCCAGCCGGAGGCCGCCGAGAGCTGCACCTTCACCGACGGCCACAGCAAGGTCTACCGCTGCACCCTCAAAAAGGGCCTCACCTTCAGCAACGGTGACAAGCTGACCTCGAAGGACGTCAAGTTCTCCTTCGACCGCGTGCTGCACATCAAGGACGCCGACGGCCCCGCCGTGATGCTCTCCGCCCTCGACCGGGTCGACGCCCCCGACGCCAGGACGGTCGTCTTCCACCTCAAGACGCCCGACGCCACCTTCCCCATGAAGATCGCCTCCGGCGCCGGCTCCATCGTCGACCACACCGCCTACCCGGCCGACAAGCTGCGCACCGACGGCAAGGCCGTCGGCTCCGGCGTCTACACCCTGGACAGCTACAGCGCGGACAAGGCCGTCTTCCACGTCAACCCCTCCTACAAGGGCCCCGCCCAGACCAAGAACTCCGGCATGACGCTGAAGTTCTTCAACAGCCCCGCCACACTCAAGAAGGCCGTGCGCGGCGGCGCCGTCGACGTGGCCTACCGCGGACTGAGCATGCAGGACATCGCCGCGCTCTCCAACGCCTCGCTCAACCAGCAGCACGGCACCCAGGTCGTCGAGGGCAGCAGCGCCGAGATCATGCACCTCGTCTTCAACCTCAAGGACCCCGTCGCCGGCAAGCTCGGCGTCCGCAAGGCCATCGCCTACCTCCTGGACCGCTCCACGCTCGTCCGCGACGTCTACCAGCACACCGCCGAACCGCTGTACTCCGTCGTCCCCGCGGGCATCACCGGCCACACCACCTCCTTCTTCAACACCTACGGCGACCGGCCGCAGCCCGACAAGGCGGCCGCCGCCCTGCGCGCCGCCGGCATCAAGGGCAAGGTCCCGCTCACCCTGTGGGCCACCCCCGACCGCTACGGCCAGGGCACCGTCCCCGCCGTCCAGGAAATAGCCCAACAGCTCAACGCCGGCGGCCTGTTCGACGCCAAGGTGCGCAGCCTGCCCACCAAGGAGTACGAACAGGGCATGGCCGACGGCCGCTTCGGCGTCTACGTCAAGGGCTGGATCCCCGACTACCCGGACCCGGACAACTTCACCCAGCCGTTCTTCGGCAAGAACAGCGTGCTGGACAACCACTACAGCTCGACGGACATCACCGGCCGGCTCCTGCCCAAGACCGCCGACCAGCCCGACCGCAGCGCCACCAAGGACACCTTCCGCCAGGTCCAGGACATCGTCGCCCACGATCTGCCGGTCATCCCGCTGTGGCAGGGCAAGCAGTACGCCGTCGCCCGCGCCGGGGTCTCCGGCCTGGAATGGACGCTGGACTCCTCGACCGTCTTCCGCTTCTGGGAGATCAGCAAGCCCACCGACGACAGCTGA
- a CDS encoding ABC transporter substrate-binding protein, with protein MNRKTLVLPVVAGLITPVLAACGSSDGTGDGGAPIVVGVASQIEATKAAPAPLDPAQAYDVDAWNMLRGTLQTLMRLPRTGTAPVPEAAESCGFSDTQNEQYRCTLRKGLKFSNGHALNAQAVKFSIDRMLRINNTSGPVSLLDDIDKVEAPSDSEVVFHLKKPDATFPQKLATPAAAIVDPEVYPKDHLYTGFDLMGSGPYTLKAEHSGGRITQAVFTKNPEYKGGITVRNDKVEMRFFDDSELMEKALRKGDIDVMNRGLSPDQIKGLQNARDKHLTLQEMPGQEIRYLAFNTKDPKVSSKAVRQAIAQIVDRSQLVRDVYSYTGDPLYSMVPTGLTGHTNSFFNKYGNPSVAAARKTLQQANITTPVKFTLAYTTNHYGSSTAKEIRTLQKQLNDSGLFDVSSKGVDSWQQYRADSRAGKFTVYGMGWFADIPDADNYIAPFIGKGNFLNTPYRNAKIESQLIPTTRQETDRNAAATGFKQAQDILAEDIPMLPLWQGKTYVAARDDVTGVEWALNSSSALQIWELGRGVAD; from the coding sequence ATGAACCGCAAGACCTTGGTGCTGCCGGTCGTGGCCGGTCTGATCACGCCCGTACTCGCTGCCTGCGGCAGTTCGGACGGCACGGGCGACGGCGGAGCCCCCATCGTCGTCGGAGTCGCCTCCCAGATCGAGGCCACCAAGGCGGCGCCCGCCCCCCTCGACCCGGCGCAGGCCTACGACGTCGACGCCTGGAACATGCTGCGCGGCACCCTCCAGACGCTGATGCGGCTGCCCCGGACCGGTACCGCCCCGGTGCCCGAGGCGGCGGAGTCGTGCGGGTTCAGCGACACGCAGAACGAGCAGTACCGCTGCACCCTGCGCAAGGGGCTGAAATTCTCCAACGGCCATGCGCTGAACGCGCAGGCCGTCAAGTTCTCCATCGACCGGATGCTCCGCATCAACAACACCAGCGGCCCCGTGTCGCTGCTCGACGACATCGACAAGGTCGAGGCGCCCAGCGACTCCGAGGTCGTCTTCCACCTGAAGAAACCCGACGCGACCTTCCCGCAAAAACTTGCCACGCCCGCCGCGGCCATCGTCGACCCCGAGGTGTACCCCAAGGACCACCTCTACACCGGCTTCGACCTGATGGGATCCGGCCCGTACACCCTCAAGGCCGAGCACAGCGGGGGCCGCATCACCCAGGCCGTCTTCACCAAGAACCCCGAGTACAAGGGGGGTATCACGGTCCGGAACGACAAGGTCGAGATGCGCTTCTTCGACGACTCCGAGCTCATGGAGAAGGCGCTGCGCAAGGGCGATATCGATGTGATGAACCGCGGCCTGTCGCCGGACCAGATCAAGGGCCTGCAAAACGCCCGCGACAAGCACCTCACGCTCCAGGAGATGCCCGGCCAGGAGATCCGCTACCTCGCCTTCAACACCAAGGACCCCAAGGTCTCCAGCAAGGCCGTGCGGCAGGCGATTGCGCAGATCGTCGACCGCTCGCAGCTGGTGCGCGACGTCTACTCCTACACCGGCGACCCGCTCTACTCGATGGTCCCCACCGGTCTGACCGGCCACACCAACTCGTTCTTCAACAAGTACGGCAACCCCAGCGTCGCCGCCGCCCGCAAGACCTTGCAGCAGGCGAACATCACCACCCCGGTGAAGTTCACCCTCGCGTACACCACCAACCACTACGGCTCCAGCACCGCCAAGGAGATCCGTACGCTGCAAAAGCAGCTCAACGACAGCGGCCTGTTCGACGTCTCCAGCAAGGGCGTCGACAGCTGGCAGCAGTACCGGGCCGACTCCCGGGCCGGGAAGTTCACCGTCTACGGGATGGGCTGGTTCGCCGACATCCCGGACGCGGACAACTACATAGCGCCGTTCATCGGCAAGGGGAACTTCCTCAACACCCCTTACCGCAACGCCAAGATCGAATCGCAGCTGATCCCCACCACCCGCCAGGAGACCGACCGCAACGCGGCCGCAACGGGCTTCAAGCAGGCGCAGGACATCCTCGCCGAGGACATCCCGATGCTGCCGCTGTGGCAGGGCAAGACCTATGTCGCCGCCCGCGACGACGTCACCGGAGTGGAGTGGGCGCTCAACTCCTCCTCGGCGCTGCAGATCTGGGAGCTGGGCCGCGGCGTCGCGGACTGA
- a CDS encoding HAD family hydrolase, whose product MTSSIPVVGTRTAEPATLQAVFLDLDGTLVDTEGFWWEAEAEVFAELGHTLHDGHREVVVGGPMTRSAGYLIEATGAQIGLAELSGLLNARFAARIGGGVPLMPGARRLLAELRSHRVPTALVSASHRSIIDSMLHWLGRENFDLTLAGDELERTKPHPDPYLTAAARLGVDPAYCAVVEDTPTGVTAGEAAGCHVVAVPSVTPIPPAPGRTVVGSLKEIDLAFLRALIAESPRPSQKAKESATERTDRGRPDKAGNSGERRAYFP is encoded by the coding sequence ATGACCAGCAGCATCCCCGTAGTCGGAACCCGCACGGCCGAGCCCGCCACCCTGCAGGCCGTTTTCCTCGACCTGGACGGCACCCTCGTCGACACCGAGGGCTTCTGGTGGGAGGCCGAGGCCGAGGTCTTCGCCGAACTGGGCCACACCCTGCACGACGGCCACCGCGAGGTCGTCGTCGGCGGGCCGATGACCCGCAGTGCCGGCTACCTCATCGAGGCCACCGGCGCCCAGATCGGCCTCGCCGAGCTGAGCGGGCTGCTCAACGCCCGCTTCGCCGCCCGGATCGGCGGCGGGGTCCCGCTGATGCCCGGCGCGCGGCGGCTGCTGGCCGAGCTGCGGTCCCACCGGGTGCCGACCGCCCTGGTCTCCGCCTCGCACCGCAGCATCATCGACTCGATGCTGCACTGGCTGGGCCGGGAGAACTTCGATCTGACGCTGGCCGGCGACGAGCTGGAGCGCACCAAGCCGCACCCCGACCCGTATCTGACGGCCGCCGCCCGGCTGGGTGTCGACCCGGCGTACTGCGCCGTGGTCGAGGACACCCCGACCGGGGTGACGGCAGGGGAGGCCGCGGGCTGCCACGTCGTCGCGGTGCCGTCGGTGACACCGATTCCGCCAGCTCCCGGCCGTACGGTCGTGGGCTCGCTCAAAGAGATCGATCTGGCATTTCTGCGCGCTCTCATCGCGGAAAGCCCGCGGCCCTCACAGAAAGCAAAGGAATCCGCCACCGAGCGTACCGACCGTGGCCGCCCGGATAAGGCCGGGAACTCAGGGGAGCGGCGCGCTTATTTTCCGTGA
- the metH gene encoding methionine synthase, which translates to MASYTPSSTSPSRAESLREALASRVVVADGAMGTMLQAQDPTLEDFQQLEGCNEILNLTRPDIVRSVHEAYYAVGVDCVETNTFGSNYTASSEYEIADRIVELSEAGARIAREVADEFAAKDGRQRWVLGSIGPGTKLPSLGHIDYATIRDGYQQNAEGLLAGGADALIVETTQDLLQTKSSLIGARRAMDALGVSVPLICSLAFETTGVMLLGSEIGAALTSLEPLGIDLIGLNCSTGPAEMSEHLRYLAQHSQTPLMCMPNAGLPILTKDGAHFPLTPPEMADAQENFINSYGLSLVGGCCGSTPEHLRQVVERVRGLTPPERTPRPEAGAASLYQTVPFRQDTSYLAIGERTNANGSKKFREAMLGARWDDCVEMARDQIREGAHMLDLCVDYVGRDGVADMQELAGRFATASTLPIVLDSTEVDVIEAGLEKLGGRAVINSVNYEDGDGPESRFAKVTRLAREHGAALIALTIDEEGQARTPEKKVEIAERLIDDLSGNWGIRESDILIDTLTFTICTGQEESRKDGIATIEAIRELKRRHPDVQTTLGLSNISFGLNPAARILLNSVFLDECVKAGLDSAIVHASKILPIARFDEEQVTTALDLIYDRRTEGYDPLQKLMALFEGATAKSLKAGKAEELAALPLEERLQRRIIDGEKNGLEADLDAALADRPALDIVNDTLLEGMKVVGELFGSGQMQLPFVLQSAEVMKSAVAYLEPHMEKSDAEGKGTIVLATVRGDVHDIGKNLVDIILSNNGYNVVNLGIKQPVSAILEAAEEHRADVIGMSGLLVKSTVIMKENLEELNQRKMAADFPVILGGAALTRAYVEQDLHEIYEGEVRYARDAFEGLRLMDALIAVKRGVPGAALPELKQRRVPKKDTAVLEVEEPEGSVRSDVATDNPVPTPPFWGTRVVKGIQLADYASWLDEGALFKGQWGLKQARTGEGPGYEELVETEGRPRLRGWLDKLQTENLLEAAVVHGYFPCHSKGDDLILLNEDGTERTRFTFPRQRRGRRLCLADFFRPEESGERDVVGLQVVTVGSKIGAETAKLFEANAYRDYLELHGLSVQLAEALAEYWHARVRAELGFAGEDPADVEDMFALKYRGARFSLGYGACPDLEDRAKIADLLRPERIGVELSEEFQLHPEQSTDAIVIHHPEAKYFNAR; encoded by the coding sequence ATGGCCTCGTACACGCCATCGTCCACCAGCCCGTCCCGAGCCGAATCACTGCGTGAGGCCCTCGCCTCGCGCGTGGTGGTCGCCGACGGCGCCATGGGGACGATGCTGCAGGCGCAGGACCCCACCCTCGAGGACTTCCAGCAGCTGGAGGGCTGCAACGAGATCCTCAACCTCACCCGCCCCGACATCGTCCGCTCGGTCCACGAGGCGTACTACGCCGTCGGTGTGGACTGCGTCGAGACCAACACCTTCGGCTCCAACTACACCGCGTCCAGCGAGTACGAGATCGCCGACCGGATCGTGGAGCTGTCCGAGGCCGGAGCCCGGATCGCCCGCGAGGTCGCCGACGAGTTCGCCGCGAAGGACGGTCGGCAGCGCTGGGTGCTCGGCTCGATCGGCCCCGGCACCAAGCTGCCCTCGCTCGGCCACATCGACTACGCCACGATCCGCGACGGCTACCAGCAGAACGCCGAGGGCCTGCTCGCCGGCGGCGCCGACGCGCTGATCGTCGAGACCACCCAGGACCTGCTCCAGACCAAGTCCAGCCTGATCGGCGCCCGCCGGGCGATGGACGCCCTCGGCGTCTCCGTACCGCTGATCTGCTCCCTCGCTTTCGAGACCACCGGCGTCATGCTGCTCGGCTCGGAGATCGGCGCGGCGCTGACCTCCCTGGAGCCGCTGGGCATCGACCTGATCGGCCTGAACTGTTCGACGGGCCCGGCCGAGATGAGCGAGCACCTGCGCTATCTCGCCCAGCACTCGCAGACGCCGCTGATGTGCATGCCGAACGCCGGCCTGCCGATCCTGACCAAGGACGGCGCGCACTTCCCGCTGACCCCGCCGGAGATGGCGGACGCGCAGGAGAACTTCATCAACAGCTACGGCCTCTCCCTGGTCGGCGGCTGCTGCGGTTCCACGCCCGAGCATCTGCGCCAGGTCGTCGAGCGCGTCCGCGGCCTGACGCCGCCCGAGCGCACCCCGCGCCCCGAGGCCGGCGCCGCCTCCCTCTACCAGACCGTGCCGTTCCGCCAGGACACCTCGTACCTGGCCATCGGCGAGCGCACCAACGCCAACGGCTCGAAGAAGTTCCGCGAGGCCATGCTGGGCGCCCGCTGGGACGACTGCGTGGAGATGGCCCGCGACCAGATCCGCGAGGGCGCGCACATGCTCGACCTGTGCGTCGACTACGTCGGCCGGGACGGCGTCGCCGACATGCAGGAGCTGGCCGGCCGCTTCGCCACCGCCTCCACGCTGCCCATCGTGCTGGACTCCACCGAGGTCGACGTCATCGAGGCCGGCCTGGAGAAGCTGGGCGGCCGCGCGGTGATCAACTCCGTCAACTACGAGGACGGCGACGGCCCCGAGTCCCGCTTCGCCAAGGTCACCCGGCTCGCCCGGGAGCACGGCGCGGCGCTGATCGCGCTGACCATCGACGAGGAGGGCCAGGCCCGTACGCCCGAGAAGAAGGTCGAGATCGCCGAACGGCTCATCGACGACCTGAGCGGCAACTGGGGCATCCGCGAGTCGGACATCCTCATCGACACCCTCACCTTCACCATCTGCACCGGCCAGGAGGAGTCCCGCAAGGACGGCATCGCCACCATCGAGGCGATCCGCGAACTCAAGCGCCGCCACCCGGACGTGCAGACCACGCTGGGCCTGTCCAACATCTCCTTCGGCCTCAACCCGGCCGCCCGCATCCTGCTCAACTCGGTCTTCCTCGACGAATGCGTCAAGGCCGGCCTCGACTCGGCGATCGTGCACGCGAGCAAGATCCTGCCGATCGCGCGCTTCGACGAGGAGCAGGTCACCACCGCCCTCGACCTGATCTACGACCGCCGCACCGAGGGCTACGACCCTCTCCAGAAGCTCATGGCGCTCTTCGAGGGCGCCACCGCGAAGTCCCTGAAGGCCGGCAAGGCCGAGGAGTTGGCGGCGCTCCCGCTGGAGGAACGCCTCCAGCGCCGCATCATCGACGGCGAGAAGAACGGCCTGGAGGCCGACCTGGACGCGGCGCTGGCCGACCGCCCCGCGCTGGACATCGTCAACGACACCCTCCTGGAGGGCATGAAGGTCGTCGGCGAGCTCTTCGGCTCCGGCCAGATGCAGCTGCCGTTCGTCCTCCAGTCCGCGGAGGTCATGAAGTCCGCGGTGGCCTATCTGGAGCCGCACATGGAGAAGTCGGACGCGGAGGGCAAGGGCACCATCGTGCTCGCCACCGTCCGCGGCGACGTCCACGACATCGGCAAGAACCTCGTCGACATCATCCTGTCCAACAACGGCTACAACGTCGTCAACCTCGGCATCAAGCAGCCGGTCTCCGCGATCCTGGAAGCCGCCGAGGAACACCGGGCCGACGTCATCGGCATGTCCGGGCTCCTGGTCAAATCGACCGTGATCATGAAGGAGAACCTGGAAGAGCTCAACCAGCGCAAGATGGCGGCCGACTTCCCGGTCATCCTCGGCGGCGCGGCCCTCACCCGCGCCTATGTCGAGCAGGACCTCCACGAGATCTACGAGGGCGAAGTCCGCTACGCCCGGGACGCCTTCGAGGGCCTGCGCCTGATGGACGCCCTGATCGCCGTCAAGCGCGGCGTGCCCGGCGCGGCCCTGCCCGAGCTCAAGCAGCGCCGCGTCCCCAAGAAGGACACCGCCGTCCTGGAGGTCGAGGAGCCCGAGGGCTCCGTGCGCTCCGACGTCGCCACCGACAACCCCGTCCCCACCCCGCCGTTCTGGGGCACCCGCGTCGTCAAGGGCATCCAGCTCGCCGACTACGCCTCCTGGCTGGACGAGGGCGCGCTCTTCAAGGGCCAGTGGGGCCTCAAGCAGGCCCGCACCGGCGAGGGCCCCGGCTACGAGGAGCTGGTGGAGACCGAGGGCCGCCCCCGGCTGCGCGGCTGGCTGGACAAGCTCCAGACCGAGAACCTCCTCGAGGCCGCGGTGGTGCACGGCTACTTCCCCTGCCACTCCAAGGGCGACGACCTCATCCTGCTCAACGAGGACGGCACCGAGCGCACCCGCTTCACCTTCCCGCGCCAGCGCCGCGGCCGCCGGCTGTGCCTGGCGGACTTCTTCCGCCCGGAGGAGTCCGGCGAGCGCGATGTCGTCGGCCTCCAGGTCGTCACCGTCGGCTCGAAGATCGGCGCGGAGACGGCCAAGCTCTTCGAGGCCAACGCCTACCGCGACTACCTCGAACTCCACGGCCTGTCCGTCCAGTTGGCCGAGGCGCTGGCCGAGTACTGGCACGCCCGGGTGCGCGCGGAGCTGGGCTTCGCCGGCGAGGACCCGGCCGACGTCGAGGACATGTTCGCGCTGAAGTACCGCGGTGCGCGCTTCTCGCTGGGCTACGGCGCCTGCCCCGACCTGGAGGACCGCGCCAAGATCGCGGACCTGCTCCGGCCGGAGCGGATCGGCGTCGAGCTCTCCGAGGAGTTCCAGCTGCACCCCGAGCAGTCCACGGACGCCATCGTCATCCACCACCCGGAGGCGAAGTACTTCAACGCGCGGTAG